In the genome of Thermodesulfobacteriota bacterium, the window TCGCGCCTGGCCTTGCTGACCTCCATATCCCGTTTTGTTGCTCGCGCGCCATGTTTAATGGTGTCACCAATGTAGGCAGCTACCCTGGCCGCCCGTACTCCTTCAATTACATCAGCCTTGTTGGGTAAGGCCAGGTGTTCGGCCGGGGTGATGTAACAGATGAGGTCAGCGCCATAGCGGGCAGACTGGGCGGCTCCGATAGCCGCCACTATGTGATCATAGCCGGCAGCCACGTCACAGGGGAGAGGACCCAGCATATAATAGGGGGCTTCATTGCTCATCTTCTTTTGCAGAATTATGTTTGCCTCTATCTCATCCAGCGGCACATGTCCCGGACCTTCCACCATAGTCTGGCAGCCCATCTTTCGTCCAAGCTCGGCCAGCTCACAATTAATGACCAGTTCCGTAATCATGGCCCGGTCACATGAATCATGGATGGCCCCGGCCCGCAGACCATTGCCAAGGGATAAGACCACGTCGTATTTTTTAAGGATATTTACCAGGCGGTCAAATTGGGCATAAAGCGGGTTCTCCCGTTTATTGGCTACCATCCAGGCCACCATGGAGGTGCCGCCCTTGGAGACCAGGCCGCCATAGCGATAGCCCTGTTTTTCCAGCCGTTCCAGGGTGTATAAGTTGATGCCGCAGTGGATGGCCATAAAGGAGATTCCATCGGCACACTGTCTTTCGATTAAATCAAAGAGCATCTCCTCATCCAGTTTGTTCGGGTCTCCATATTTCTCGGCGGCCATACAAAAGGCCTGATAGAGGGGCACGTTTCCTACCGGCAGGCGCACGGCCCGCAAAATCTCCCCCCTGATCTTGTCCAGATCCCCGCCCACGCTGAGTTCCATCAGGGTATCGGCGCCGGCTTCTTCAGCGGCGCGGGCCTTTTCCACCTCTGAGGCAATATCAATAATATCCGTGGAAGTTCCTATGCTGGCATTTATCTTGGTACGAAGGCCCTTTCCAATACCTACTACCTTACAGGGGTGATTTTGATTGGCCGGGATAACAATCTTTCCGGCGGCCACCATCTCACAGACGTACTCTGGAGAGACGCCTTCCTCGCTGGCTACTTCCTTCATCTCCCTGGTAATGATC includes:
- the thiC gene encoding phosphomethylpyrimidine synthase ThiC is translated as MATQVEQAKKKIITREMKEVASEEGVSPEYVCEMVAAGKIVIPANQNHPCKVVGIGKGLRTKINASIGTSTDIIDIASEVEKARAAEEAGADTLMELSVGGDLDKIRGEILRAVRLPVGNVPLYQAFCMAAEKYGDPNKLDEEMLFDLIERQCADGISFMAIHCGINLYTLERLEKQGYRYGGLVSKGGTSMVAWMVANKRENPLYAQFDRLVNILKKYDVVLSLGNGLRAGAIHDSCDRAMITELVINCELAELGRKMGCQTMVEGPGHVPLDEIEANIILQKKMSNEAPYYMLGPLPCDVAAGYDHIVAAIGAAQSARYGADLICYITPAEHLALPNKADVIEGVRAARVAAYIGDTIKHGARATKRDMEVSKARRDMDWEGQFRSMLFPEIARTIRKDRLPRDNATCTMCGEFCANKGASRIFAGTLEKSDKL